One Succinispira mobilis DSM 6222 genomic window carries:
- a CDS encoding sulfide/dihydroorotate dehydrogenase-like FAD/NAD-binding protein: MYKIVRREELNPTVTSIDVLAPLIAKKAEPGQFIIFRVDEDGERVPLTIADFDRQAGTVRVIFQIVGKSTAKLNALQEGDCICDFVGPLGVASHTEGLKKVAIVGGGVGCAIAFPVAKKIFSQGAEVDVIAGFRNKDLVILEEEFSNNSTRMFLLTDDGSAGEKGFVTSRLEKLLQAGEQYDEVIAIGPLVMMRAVAELTKKYFIKTTVSMNPIMIDGTGMCGGCRLTVGGEVKFACVDGPDFDGHQVDFDEAIARASTYREQECAPGHECNLLKEGK, translated from the coding sequence ATGTATAAAATAGTGAGACGTGAAGAATTAAATCCTACCGTTACCAGTATTGATGTATTGGCACCGCTTATAGCCAAGAAAGCTGAGCCTGGACAGTTTATAATTTTTCGAGTAGATGAAGATGGTGAACGAGTTCCATTGACCATTGCTGATTTTGATCGTCAAGCAGGTACAGTGCGGGTAATTTTTCAAATAGTTGGAAAATCTACAGCCAAGTTAAATGCTTTGCAAGAAGGCGACTGTATTTGTGATTTTGTAGGTCCATTAGGCGTGGCTTCGCATACTGAAGGTTTGAAAAAAGTCGCAATTGTTGGTGGTGGAGTAGGTTGTGCAATTGCTTTTCCCGTAGCGAAAAAAATATTTTCGCAAGGCGCTGAAGTTGATGTTATTGCGGGGTTTAGAAATAAGGATTTAGTTATTTTAGAAGAAGAGTTTAGCAACAATAGTACAAGAATGTTTTTGCTTACAGATGATGGTAGTGCAGGTGAAAAAGGTTTTGTAACTAGTCGCTTAGAAAAACTTTTGCAAGCCGGCGAACAGTATGATGAGGTTATTGCGATAGGGCCTTTAGTAATGATGCGAGCTGTGGCGGAATTAACTAAAAAATACTTTATAAAAACGACTGTAAGTATGAATCCGATTATGATTGATGGAACAGGGATGTGTGGTGGTTGTCGTTTAACAGTAGGCGGAGAAGTTAAATTTGCTTGTGTAGACGGGCCAGATTTTGATGGGCATCAAGTTGATTTTGATGAGGCTATAGCTCGAGCTTCTACTTATAGGGAACAGGAATGTGCTCCAGGACATGAATGTAACCTGTTAAAGGAGGGCAAATAA
- the allE gene encoding (S)-ureidoglycine aminohydrolase, with amino-acid sequence MSYLNNVIGYRKDLLSNRSIVKRGNYAVLEPDGLVKNVIYGFENCDITILASPKLGASFVDYLVNINPEGKNEIGFGYEGVETLFYLLEGSLVIEVAGKKQELVTGGYVYCPPGVKLYFWNKSEKPAKAFMYKRNYCKLENLEPYVVVGNTENLEWVEYEGMQDVLIKDFLPKDLAFDCNFHILSFKPGASHGYLETHVQEHGAYCLSGQGMYNLDNEWIPVKKGDYIFMGAYCLQACYAVGREENFAYVYSKDCNRDAEL; translated from the coding sequence ATGAGTTACCTTAATAATGTTATTGGATATCGTAAAGATTTATTGAGCAATCGGTCAATTGTTAAAAGAGGAAATTATGCAGTTCTTGAACCAGATGGACTTGTGAAAAATGTTATTTATGGTTTTGAAAATTGTGATATTACAATTTTAGCTTCGCCTAAACTTGGGGCTAGTTTTGTAGATTATTTAGTGAACATTAACCCTGAAGGAAAAAATGAAATAGGTTTTGGCTATGAAGGGGTAGAAACTTTATTTTATTTACTAGAAGGTAGTTTAGTAATTGAAGTTGCGGGGAAGAAACAAGAATTGGTAACGGGAGGGTATGTATATTGCCCGCCTGGGGTGAAATTATATTTTTGGAATAAGAGCGAGAAACCAGCTAAAGCTTTTATGTATAAGCGTAATTATTGTAAACTGGAAAATTTAGAACCTTATGTAGTGGTTGGTAACACTGAAAACTTAGAATGGGTTGAATACGAAGGCATGCAAGATGTTTTAATTAAAGATTTTTTACCGAAAGATTTAGCGTTTGATTGTAATTTTCATATTTTGAGTTTTAAACCAGGCGCATCACATGGTTATTTGGAAACGCATGTGCAGGAGCATGGAGCATATTGTTTAAGTGGACAAGGTATGTATAATCTTGATAATGAGTGGATTCCAGTTAAAAAAGGTGATTATATTTTTATGGGCGCGTATTGTCTTCAAGCTTGTTATGCAGTAGGTCGCGAAGAAAATTTTGCCTACGTATATTCTAAAGATTGCAATCGGGATGCGGAACTTTAA
- a CDS encoding pyridoxal-phosphate-dependent aminotransferase family protein: MYKELNVSLRTIMTPGPVEAEPRVLKAMTTAILGQFDPEFTNIMNNTMEMLREVFQTKNKWAFPIDGTSRAGLEAVLASVIEPGDVVLVPIYGRFGHLLVEIAQRYGAKVVTLETDWGQVFSSQTVVKAIKEVKPKIVAMVHGETSTACMQPLAEIGKVCRQQDSLFIVDAVATLGGAMLKVDEWFIDACIAGTQKCLSVPAGMAPITFNERVEKIILQRKRVEQGLADTTAEKQDLGCYIRTNYFDLSQLMDYWSPVRLNHHTEATTMLYGLYEGLRLVLAEGLEARFARHKKHEQALIAGLEAMGLEIYGDKECKMPVVTAIKIPEHVDGEAVRAMLLNDFEIEIASSFGPLKGKIWRIGTMGYSCRKKNILHVLAALEAVLIRQKAKITIGEAVQAALNKYQQLENQ, encoded by the coding sequence ATGTATAAAGAGTTAAATGTATCTTTAAGAACTATTATGACCCCAGGTCCGGTAGAAGCTGAACCGCGAGTGTTAAAAGCAATGACTACCGCGATATTAGGGCAGTTTGACCCAGAATTTACAAATATCATGAATAACACGATGGAGATGCTCCGCGAAGTATTTCAAACAAAAAATAAGTGGGCGTTTCCAATAGATGGGACATCTCGTGCTGGCTTAGAAGCTGTTTTAGCAAGTGTTATCGAACCAGGTGATGTAGTTTTAGTACCAATATATGGTCGATTTGGACATTTATTGGTAGAAATTGCCCAAAGATATGGAGCAAAAGTAGTTACATTAGAAACTGATTGGGGACAGGTTTTTAGTTCGCAGACAGTAGTAAAGGCTATTAAGGAGGTAAAACCTAAAATAGTCGCTATGGTGCATGGCGAAACTTCTACGGCTTGTATGCAGCCGCTTGCAGAAATTGGCAAAGTATGTCGGCAGCAAGATTCGCTCTTCATTGTTGATGCTGTAGCTACTTTAGGTGGGGCGATGCTTAAAGTTGATGAATGGTTTATAGATGCCTGTATAGCCGGAACACAAAAATGTTTATCAGTACCTGCGGGGATGGCGCCAATTACTTTTAATGAGCGCGTAGAAAAAATAATTTTGCAACGCAAAAGAGTTGAGCAAGGTCTGGCTGATACTACAGCTGAGAAGCAGGATCTAGGCTGTTATATTCGAACTAATTATTTTGATTTAAGTCAATTGATGGATTATTGGAGCCCAGTGCGCTTAAATCATCATACGGAAGCGACGACTATGTTATATGGCTTATATGAAGGGTTGCGCTTGGTTTTAGCAGAGGGACTGGAGGCAAGATTTGCCCGCCATAAAAAACATGAACAAGCATTAATAGCAGGTTTAGAGGCTATGGGTTTAGAAATTTATGGTGATAAAGAATGTAAAATGCCTGTGGTTACAGCGATAAAAATTCCTGAACATGTTGATGGAGAAGCTGTAAGAGCAATGCTACTTAATGATTTTGAAATCGAAATTGCCAGCTCCTTTGGGCCACTTAAGGGGAAAATTTGGCGAATTGGAACTATGGGTTATAGTTGCAGAAAGAAAAATATTTTACATGTTTTAGCGGCCTTAGAGGCAGTATTAATCAGACAAAAGGCCAAAATAACAATTGGTGAAGCCGTGCAAGCAGCATTAAATAAGTATCAACAATTAGAAAATCAATAA
- a CDS encoding Glu/Leu/Phe/Val family dehydrogenase: protein MSIFEMAKIPLQKAIEKMDLDAGVKKLMEQPERSMEVSIPVKMDDGRTEVFTGYRAQHSTAVGPAKGGIRFHPDVCLDEVKTLSFWMTCKCSVVGLPYGGGKGGITVDPSKLSEGELERLSRGYIQKIAAIIGEKLDVPAPDVNTNGKIMAWMVDEYEKIVGHAAPGVITGKPIIVGGSLGRTEATGRGVMLSVREACKKLNIDIKQATCAVQGFGNVGSWAAKLIYDLGAKIVAISDVHGAIYCEAGLNPYEAAEYLAKHKVLSGYPGSKDISNAELLTADVTILVPAALEMQITKENAEQIKAKIISEGANGPTTPDADDILAAKGVVIIPDILANAGGVTVSYFEWVQNLSGYYWSEEEVNDRQEKLLVKAFEDVYTTAKQYNTTMRIAAYIVALRKLKDAIKARGWC from the coding sequence ATGAGTATTTTTGAAATGGCGAAGATTCCTTTGCAAAAGGCAATCGAAAAAATGGATTTGGATGCTGGTGTTAAAAAATTAATGGAACAACCAGAAAGATCGATGGAAGTCAGTATTCCCGTTAAAATGGATGATGGCAGAACTGAGGTTTTCACTGGTTACCGTGCACAACATAGTACTGCTGTAGGTCCAGCTAAAGGTGGGATTCGTTTTCACCCAGATGTATGCTTAGATGAAGTTAAAACATTGAGTTTTTGGATGACTTGCAAATGTTCTGTAGTTGGATTGCCTTATGGTGGCGGTAAAGGTGGAATTACCGTAGATCCAAGTAAATTGTCCGAAGGTGAACTAGAAAGACTTTCGCGTGGTTATATTCAAAAAATTGCTGCTATTATTGGTGAAAAACTAGATGTGCCAGCACCAGATGTTAATACTAATGGTAAAATAATGGCTTGGATGGTAGATGAGTACGAAAAAATTGTTGGACATGCAGCACCGGGAGTTATTACAGGCAAACCTATTATTGTAGGTGGTTCATTAGGAAGGACTGAGGCTACAGGTCGTGGCGTAATGCTTTCAGTTCGTGAAGCTTGTAAAAAACTAAATATTGATATTAAACAAGCGACTTGTGCAGTGCAAGGTTTTGGTAATGTGGGAAGTTGGGCTGCAAAACTTATTTATGATTTGGGCGCAAAAATTGTAGCAATAAGTGATGTACACGGGGCAATTTACTGTGAAGCTGGTTTAAATCCCTATGAAGCGGCCGAGTATCTGGCTAAACACAAAGTTTTAAGTGGCTACCCAGGCTCGAAAGATATTAGCAATGCGGAACTATTAACTGCTGATGTTACTATTTTGGTTCCAGCGGCCTTAGAAATGCAAATTACTAAAGAGAATGCAGAACAAATAAAGGCAAAAATTATATCCGAAGGAGCGAATGGGCCGACAACTCCAGATGCAGATGATATTTTAGCAGCAAAAGGTGTTGTGATTATTCCGGATATTTTAGCAAATGCTGGTGGGGTAACTGTTAGTTACTTTGAATGGGTACAAAATTTGAGTGGCTATTATTGGTCAGAAGAAGAAGTAAATGATCGTCAAGAAAAGTTATTAGTTAAAGCTTTTGAAGATGTTTACACAACGGCTAAACAGTATAATACGACTATGCGGATTGCTGCTTATATTGTGGCGTTAAGAAAATTGAAAGATGCTATAAAAGCACGTGGTTGGTGCTAA
- a CDS encoding PucR family transcriptional regulator ligand-binding domain-containing protein: MTVQEILGLKSMYKASLIAGKNGTYKEITSVNILEATDIANWGRAGEVLLSSFFALQNLNNHYHPYNGW, from the coding sequence ATGACCGTACAAGAAATTCTCGGCTTGAAATCTATGTATAAAGCCAGTTTAATAGCCGGCAAAAATGGTACTTACAAGGAAATCACAAGTGTTAATATCTTAGAAGCTACTGATATAGCCAACTGGGGTAGAGCTGGCGAAGTTTTACTTAGCAGTTTTTTTGCATTACAAAATTTAAACAATCACTACCACCCGTATAACGGGTGGTAG
- the gltA gene encoding NADPH-dependent glutamate synthase: MANMSLQAVAMPFQDPLERSKNYQEVALGYSEEQAMEEAARCLKCKHKPCVQGCPVSVNIPGFISKIQEQDYLAAYQILRENNSLPAVCGRVCPQETQCQAKCVRGLKGEPVAIGRLERFVADWYIANNKGQAETPVSNGKKVAVVGAGPAGLTCAGDLASLGYEVTIFEALHVPGGVMVYGIPEFRLPKAIVKAEIENLKQLGVQVLTNVVIGKTISIDELLEDEGFSAVFVGSGAGLPSFMNIPGENLKGVYSANEFLTRINLMKAYQENSATPIQKVKNVAVIGGGNVAMDAARCAKRLGAENVYIVYRRSEKEMPARHEEIEHAKEEGIILKVLNNPIAIKGDKQGWVTALECVEMQLGEPDASGRCRPIEKVGSEHLLEVDCVIMSIGTNPNPLIISTTKGLEANKWGCIVAEEQTGKTSKEAVYAGGDAVTGAATVILAMGAGKAAAKAINEYLHNNS, from the coding sequence ATGGCTAATATGAGTTTGCAAGCAGTGGCAATGCCCTTTCAAGATCCCTTAGAAAGAAGTAAAAATTACCAAGAAGTTGCGCTAGGCTATTCCGAAGAACAAGCAATGGAAGAAGCTGCGCGGTGCTTAAAATGTAAACATAAACCTTGTGTACAGGGCTGTCCAGTTAGTGTTAATATCCCAGGATTTATTAGTAAAATTCAAGAACAAGACTACCTAGCCGCTTATCAAATTTTGCGGGAAAATAATTCTTTACCAGCTGTATGTGGTCGGGTCTGTCCACAAGAAACGCAATGTCAAGCTAAATGTGTCCGTGGATTAAAAGGCGAGCCTGTTGCCATTGGCCGTTTAGAAAGATTTGTAGCTGATTGGTATATTGCTAATAATAAGGGACAAGCGGAAACTCCAGTAAGTAACGGAAAAAAAGTTGCGGTAGTAGGTGCTGGACCAGCAGGACTAACTTGTGCTGGTGATTTAGCTAGTTTAGGTTATGAAGTTACAATATTTGAAGCCTTACATGTTCCTGGTGGGGTAATGGTATATGGTATTCCTGAATTTAGACTACCGAAAGCCATTGTAAAGGCAGAAATAGAAAATCTTAAACAATTAGGTGTGCAGGTATTAACTAATGTAGTTATTGGTAAAACAATTTCTATAGATGAGTTATTGGAAGATGAAGGGTTTAGTGCGGTATTTGTAGGCAGTGGCGCAGGATTACCGAGTTTCATGAATATTCCTGGGGAGAATTTAAAAGGCGTATATTCGGCTAATGAGTTTTTAACGCGGATAAATTTAATGAAAGCTTATCAAGAAAACTCAGCTACACCAATTCAAAAAGTTAAAAATGTGGCTGTAATTGGTGGAGGTAATGTAGCTATGGATGCGGCGCGTTGTGCTAAGCGTCTTGGGGCGGAAAATGTTTATATAGTATATAGACGTTCTGAAAAAGAGATGCCTGCTCGACATGAAGAAATTGAACATGCTAAAGAAGAAGGAATAATTTTGAAAGTCTTAAATAATCCTATTGCTATTAAAGGTGATAAACAGGGGTGGGTAACAGCTTTAGAGTGTGTAGAGATGCAACTTGGTGAGCCAGATGCTTCCGGTAGATGTCGCCCGATTGAAAAAGTTGGCTCCGAGCATTTATTAGAGGTTGATTGCGTAATAATGTCAATAGGAACGAATCCTAATCCGCTTATTATTAGTACCACTAAAGGTTTAGAGGCTAATAAATGGGGTTGCATAGTGGCTGAAGAACAAACTGGTAAAACTAGTAAAGAAGCGGTATATGCTGGTGGCGATGCAGTCACCGGAGCGGCTACTGTTATTTTAGCTATGGGTGCAGGCAAAGCGGCAGCCAAAGCGATTAATGAGTATTTGCATAATAATAGTTAA
- a CDS encoding alpha/beta hydrolase, whose amino-acid sequence MPPTFLVSATLDPDIPYRLSKQLSKKLPNAKLLTLYLAEHDFDRSQPNLLAQNVYKEIIDWLNSLV is encoded by the coding sequence ATGCCCCCAACATTTTTAGTAAGTGCTACGCTCGATCCTGATATTCCCTATCGATTATCAAAACAATTAAGCAAAAAATTACCTAATGCTAAGCTATTAACACTATATTTGGCGGAACATGATTTTGATCGTTCTCAACCAAATCTGCTCGCACAAAATGTATATAAAGAAATAATTGACTGGCTAAATTCTTTAGTTTAA
- a CDS encoding YbaK/EbsC family protein, protein MSKVEKYLQEKNFSGQVIYLNQSSATVDLAAAALSEPPELIAKTLAFKTKDKNIVIVTSGKARIDNKKFKAYFACKAKMLKPEETLAVTGHPVGGVCPFALPEDVAIFLDKSLTNFAYVYPAAGTANSAIKMKPAEIQALTNATWIDIIE, encoded by the coding sequence ATGAGTAAAGTAGAAAAGTATTTGCAAGAGAAAAATTTTTCTGGACAGGTTATCTACCTAAATCAAAGCAGCGCCACCGTTGATTTAGCGGCTGCCGCCCTCTCTGAACCACCAGAGTTAATAGCTAAAACTTTAGCTTTTAAAACCAAAGATAAAAATATTGTAATTGTAACTTCTGGCAAAGCCCGCATTGATAATAAAAAATTCAAAGCTTATTTTGCCTGCAAAGCTAAAATGCTCAAACCTGAAGAAACTTTAGCGGTAACTGGACATCCCGTAGGCGGCGTTTGTCCTTTTGCTTTACCTGAAGATGTTGCGATATTTTTAGATAAAAGCCTTACCAACTTTGCTTATGTTTATCCCGCAGCTGGAACTGCTAATTCTGCTATTAAAATGAAGCCCGCCGAAATACAAGCCTTAACCAATGCTACTTGGATTGATATTATCGAATAA
- the arcC gene encoding carbamate kinase, whose translation MSEQLVIALGGNALGSTPTEQKQAVLEAAKHIAKLVKEGYKIVIVHGNGPQVGMINLAFELAGKENKNISIMPFAECCAMSQGYIGFHLQNALQNTFYENGLSTHVSTAITQVIVEREDQAFQNLTKPVGIFYTEAEAALISKELGYTFVEDSGRGYRRVVASPEPVDIKEKGTIRCLMENGDVVVACGGGGIPVYRENGLMHSIDAVVDKDKAAAKLAEVINADTFIVLTAVPKVAINFGTPQQKWLETISIAEAKQYMLEGHFAPGSMLPKVEAAVKFAASRPGRKAIITSLEMAYEGVTGKNGTIITQDI comes from the coding sequence ATGAGCGAACAATTAGTAATAGCGTTAGGTGGTAATGCCCTAGGAAGTACTCCAACAGAACAGAAACAAGCGGTGCTAGAAGCGGCAAAGCATATAGCTAAGCTGGTTAAAGAAGGATATAAAATTGTAATTGTGCATGGCAATGGACCGCAAGTAGGCATGATAAATCTAGCCTTTGAGTTAGCGGGCAAAGAAAATAAAAATATATCAATTATGCCTTTTGCAGAGTGCTGTGCGATGAGTCAAGGTTATATTGGGTTTCATCTGCAAAATGCGTTGCAGAATACTTTTTATGAAAATGGCTTAAGTACACATGTGTCGACGGCAATAACCCAGGTTATTGTGGAACGTGAAGATCAAGCCTTTCAAAACTTAACTAAACCTGTGGGCATATTTTATACAGAAGCTGAGGCGGCACTAATTAGCAAAGAATTAGGCTATACTTTTGTAGAAGATTCAGGGCGAGGATATCGGCGGGTGGTAGCTTCGCCTGAGCCAGTAGATATCAAAGAGAAAGGTACAATTCGTTGTTTAATGGAAAATGGGGATGTAGTTGTAGCTTGCGGCGGCGGCGGAATCCCGGTATATCGTGAAAACGGTCTAATGCACAGCATCGATGCGGTTGTCGACAAAGATAAGGCAGCCGCTAAGTTAGCAGAGGTTATTAATGCCGATACTTTTATTGTTTTAACAGCTGTGCCCAAAGTAGCAATTAATTTTGGGACACCACAACAAAAATGGTTAGAAACTATTTCTATTGCGGAAGCAAAACAATATATGTTAGAAGGGCATTTCGCACCCGGTTCGATGTTGCCAAAGGTGGAAGCAGCAGTTAAATTTGCGGCAAGTCGACCAGGCAGAAAAGCAATTATTACTTCTTTGGAGATGGCTTATGAAGGAGTAACTGGAAAAAATGGAACAATAATTACTCAAGATATATGA
- a CDS encoding NAD(+)/NADH kinase, with translation MAIALGGDGTILHLLKEIGQYEIPICGINMGQVGFLAELKISDLDDVLIRLCQSKYLIEQRKMLKLEVWKSGKVCWVAHALNDIVLARNQNSQMLRVNVAFSSSEQIKYPVDGLIFSTATGSTAYSLSAGGPIVHPNLEATVITPICAYAMYTKPLVISTKENLLVQLANNSGSGSLSTDGISLGKINRQYTLKIVESEYQARFIRFNEANYYPTWQERLRRGEASTNF, from the coding sequence TTGGCTATTGCTTTAGGTGGTGATGGTACAATTTTACATTTATTAAAAGAGATTGGGCAATATGAAATTCCAATTTGTGGTATTAATATGGGGCAAGTTGGTTTTTTAGCGGAATTGAAAATTTCAGATTTGGACGATGTTTTAATTAGACTTTGTCAGTCAAAATATCTTATTGAACAAAGAAAAATGCTTAAACTTGAAGTGTGGAAGTCTGGAAAAGTGTGTTGGGTTGCTCATGCTCTAAATGATATTGTTTTAGCACGTAATCAAAATTCTCAAATGTTGAGAGTCAATGTTGCGTTTAGTAGTAGCGAGCAGATAAAGTATCCCGTAGATGGTTTGATATTTTCTACAGCTACTGGTTCTACAGCATATTCTCTTTCTGCGGGAGGTCCAATTGTACATCCTAATTTAGAAGCAACGGTAATAACACCTATTTGTGCTTATGCTATGTACACTAAACCTTTGGTAATTAGTACAAAAGAAAATCTTTTAGTGCAACTGGCTAATAATAGTGGAAGTGGAAGTTTGAGTACTGATGGGATATCTTTAGGGAAAATTAATCGCCAATATACTTTGAAAATAGTAGAGAGTGAATATCAAGCACGGTTTATTAGATTTAATGAAGCAAACTATTATCCGACTTGGCAAGAACGCTTGCGACGCGGTGAAGCTAGTACTAATTTTTAA
- a CDS encoding IS3 family transposase (programmed frameshift) produces MAGIKKTYTPEFKKKMVKLVLEEGRQMKSVNQEYNLGEGSLRKWIRDYSEECETNPELNNEKEQMAEILKLRKELAEAKKENDFLKKAAGILRKGTRLEKYKFIDIYNEKFGVRWLLSKFKIKPNAYYNYKKNRKADYYANKSSIQSTIEDIYHEYAGRPGYRMLRIFLNRKNINISNLTVHKYMKELSLNSIVIRKKPKYKKGDCHKKFDNLVKQNFTVDAPNKVWCTDFTYMWLEDGTKRYNCTIIDLFDRSPVATLNSNRINAELAIETLKIALNHNKIKDGFILHSDQGTQFTSRDFTDFCSLQNITQSMSKAGCPYNNAPMGSFYGTFKADFINHNSFESDEALNEATYNYIWVYYNHVRLHSSNGYLTPFEKRFS; encoded by the exons ATGGCAGGAATAAAAAAAACTTATACACCAGAATTCAAGAAAAAAATGGTGAAATTAGTCCTTGAAGAAGGACGTCAAATGAAAAGTGTAAATCAAGAATACAATCTAGGTGAAGGTAGTTTGCGTAAATGGATTCGTGACTACAGTGAAGAATGCGAAACAAATCCAGAATTAAATAATGAAAAAGAGCAAATGGCGGAAATCTTAAAGTTACGTAAAGAATTAGCTGAAGCCAAAAAGGAAAATGACTTCTTAAAAAAAGCCGCCG GCATTCTTCGCAAAGGAACTAGATTAGAAAAATACAAATTCATTGATATTTATAATGAGAAGTTTGGTGTACGATGGTTATTATCAAAGTTCAAAATAAAACCTAATGCTTATTATAATTATAAAAAGAATAGAAAAGCTGATTATTATGCCAACAAGTCCAGTATTCAATCTACCATAGAAGATATCTATCACGAGTATGCAGGTAGACCTGGTTATCGAATGCTGAGGATTTTTCTCAATAGAAAAAATATTAATATTAGTAATCTAACCGTTCATAAATACATGAAGGAACTAAGCCTTAATTCTATTGTTATACGCAAAAAACCAAAATATAAAAAAGGTGATTGCCATAAAAAATTTGACAATCTAGTGAAACAAAATTTTACAGTGGATGCCCCTAATAAAGTGTGGTGTACTGATTTTACCTACATGTGGCTTGAAGATGGAACAAAACGTTATAATTGTACTATCATTGATTTATTCGATCGTTCTCCTGTTGCTACGCTAAATAGTAATCGTATTAATGCTGAATTGGCAATTGAAACTCTTAAAATAGCATTAAACCATAATAAAATAAAAGACGGATTTATCCTGCATTCAGACCAAGGTACACAGTTTACTTCTAGAGATTTTACTGATTTTTGCTCTTTACAAAATATCACACAAAGTATGAGTAAAGCAGGGTGTCCTTATAATAATGCACCAATGGGAAGTTTTTATGGAACGTTCAAAGCAGACTTCATAAATCATAATAGTTTTGAGAGTGATGAGGCTTTAAATGAGGCAACTTACAATTATATTTGGGTGTATTATAATCATGTTAGACTGCATTCATCAAATGGATACTTGACACCGTTTGAAAAAAGATTTAGTTAA